In Malus sylvestris chromosome 2, drMalSylv7.2, whole genome shotgun sequence, the genomic stretch TAAGGGCCTCCGCAGTGCTAGCGTTCGGCTTCACGTGGATTTGCGGCCCTTTTGTTCCCACTCGCACcagtttttctctctctcttaatttaCACAGTACGTGCAAAAAGCATAAAATTTTATTCTTTGCGGATTCGCATGGGTTATAGTACTTCAGTTCAACAAGGGCTCTACAGTGCAGCCTATCCGAAACACATGGAAAAGGCCCAGGTTGAAAATACTTGTGGATTGACTTGGTTAGTCACGTGACTTTTTACGATAGAgtgggttggtttggtattgctgtgctttgaaaaaaagctactgtgagaataagcggctgtgctgtgagaataagcggctgtgaaataaatcagcagagtgtttggtaaacttttttgtaaaagtgcttttgaaaaaaaaagcagtctgatagtggatcttttcattaaaggagcactgtagttctatgtgctttgaaaaaaaaccagttttccaaagctacaaattgcagcttcagctttttcctttgatttcagattattctcacagtagcttccaaaataagccattttttttaagtttatcaaacaccaaaaacactcccagctttttttcatatgagttttttttaaaatcacctcaaccccaaactggggcAAATCTCCTAAATGGTTACCACATGCACAGAATTACAAACGGCTTCTGCCATGCCACGTgttaaaagagagagagagaacggtTTTACCTAAGATTTTTCCCTTCACTACACCCAGGATGCTAGGATGCTACTGGACAACAAAATGCGGCTTTCTCATGTGTTATATTGTATCATTGGTTTAAAACGCAACAATGAGATCCCAGGTGTAGAAAAGTTTGTCTCAATACTTGGGAATGATTTTGGTCTTTTTGATAAACTTTTCCCTATATTCTAATTTCATCATATTTTCATGGAGAATGACTTGCACGTTACAAGTTTACTGCCAAGTAACGTCACATCCCAATAATATAAGAACACATTTTAGCTTTTTTCCACACGTTCTTATGTTATCGACATAGAACACCATTGTGACGAACAAACCTATGGCAATACAAGTTGTTCTCATTTTCAAGAGGTTTATCATTTTGGGGGGAACTCCTAAACATTGTTTTGcttttgtatgtatatatgtactaCGTTATTTCACGAGGTTTATCAAAACAACAAATCTTTTTTTCCGGaaaaaaatggttccttctctTGGCGATTCCTCTGCAAATATGTTCATCGTATGTCAGAGAAACAAGAATGAAGTTCTGGACATTGGGGATGTGGAATATGATCATGTCAAAATTATCACAGAAAATAAACGCAGAATCGGCTTTACTCCAAACCATAATTAACAAGGTGAGGGAAAAGGGTTCTCAAGAAATTACTTCTTTTCAATTTCAAACATCCTATCGTTTGCTTTCTATTCTTCCATGGACAATCAAACCAACATACAGAACTTCATTCCTCCCCGTTTTCTTCAATCCACACAGCGGGAGAGTCAGCGCTAAGAAGATATGGAATGGAATCATCCATTCCTCAAACCAGTTGATGAGTGACACACATCAAATTCTTTTTCTTCGTTTCCTAATTTCTTGCTGATTGCTGCACTGCTCTGCTTGCACAGTCGCAATGAGTTGAGCCATAATGGCAGCATACTGGACAGCAGTATGTTGTGAGCAAGGCCATACTCGGAAAAGTTTGGTTCCACCTGCATGAAGTGCCCCGGTAATGATCTTTTCGACAAAGCCTGCTGCCATATATCCATGAACTCTTCCATCACTTGCCTCGCTTTTTCCATCGAAGAAATGTGAAAGTACTTCAGCTGCAGAACACAGAGTTAACATGAAACTATTTCTCAGAACCAGAATAACATGGAGATTAAGAAATCCAACATTACTTATTTGAGTCACTAATCTATAAAGTGAAAGCTTAATTAGAACGAACAATCGTCAAAAATCCAACTTTCATATATTAGCCAGAGGCTTGGTAATCACATTGCTCGGCAAAGAGTACTTCACCCTGTATTCCAAACTCGTGCACAAGTGTAATCAAGGTGCCTAAACAAGTAAACTACTTTCACCATGCATTTCTATCAGCATTAAACGTTCCATCAGAGAGCTCCGTAAGAACCAAGGAAAATACTCACATAAAACCAAAAGGCACCTTTTCAATGGCAAGCTTTGTCAAACTTCACAGCTATTTCAAAATGCACATCTAACTTCTAAAACTCGTAAAAAACGAAATATTCAAATCCCAACCAAATTTCAAGCTTATAGCAACGTCCATACCTCCATACCTCCATACCTCAATTGTAGGTAACCACAAAGAATCAAGTAAAACCGTTTTCTCGATTTCCACCTCCAAAATTCAGTACATCAAACCTTCCAACTACACCAATTGGAGGGGGAAAGCTCAAAATAAAGCGAGACCCTCGATTTGTACGACTGTAACTTCTCCATAATCGCTTGAATCGAAGAATCCGCCTCGAGAATTATCCGCTGCAACCGCATTACCAGGTAGTACTTATTGGGTTGCTCCGGCAGCGCAATCCCCAGAAAATCACGCGGGGGTTCCCCGGTTAAAGATGGCTCTGATGATGCACACACAATGTACCATATCAAAATCCAATCTTTCAAACAATTAACTAAAACCCACAAACAacatccaaaaacaaaacaaattaagaCTTGAAAGACAAGAAATTTGGTAATCTACCTCGAAGGATGGATTTGTAGAAGGTGATGGTGGCTTTCCACCTTCCTTCCTTGACGCCATTGATGCTCTCGACGCACTGCGTGACTTCGTTTATGATCTGACTTTTGACCGTCGTCCCTGCGTTGGGCTGCCActgcaaaaccctaaaattgcaGCACCACAAAAATCAAgcacaaaactttattttacatAACTGTCCGAGTCTGTGATtagggtttgagaaattttatttcaatCCATATAACTATTTTTATGCCCAATTTACTTTTTATATcaatattaattttaattaaatcatcaatatctctttaaatcCACATTTACTATCTAAATTATCCTTACAAACTCAATTCaatatgtaagtttatctttaCTTTACACtcattgataaaataaaaatacaaaatcagTTTTCTACAACTCATTCAAACTTAAAAACAACAGTATATCTTATATATTTGTCTCGTATTTAATCCTACTTTTGTTGCATATTTCGCATTGCTCGTTTTCTTCACCTAACCAACCCAAGCGTTGAggtattaaaaatatttttttagtttgcaGAAATTTAGCATTTTCCAATCGTACAAAGTGTAGTGATTCAGAAATTGAATTAGTGGAGAACTGTGAGAAAATTGGATTGAGTAATCGTGTGGTTTTCTTTCGCACGTGATACTCTGAGCAAGTTTGTTTCAATGAGATTTACCAAGTATAATTACCCAATTCAATTATTTGACTTTACCATGGTCTGCCATATATTTATCACTACCACTAAAACTTGTCTCCAAGGTGATCCTTGGTAAAGATGATTAGCCATATATATGGATCTTTGAAAAAACTAGAACATGTGGTGGCAGAGAAACAAAATACCAGAAAATACATCATCCACCTTTATTATCCTTTGATTTCAAGCCTATTTGCAGGAAGTATAAAACTGCTACTAAAGCCTCAAAATAAAGAattgaaatcaaataaaaaattaatataaattgatGCATACTTTATATAGAGGATctaaaacttcaaaattatcatccatccataaaagaaaagtttatttttttctttgacaaCGTCTTAGGGTTTTAATCAAAACAGAACGTAAActaaaacttcaaaattatcATCCATCcgtaaaaaaaatgtttatttttctctttgacAACGTCTTAGGGTTTTAACCAAAACAGAACGTAAAAGAATCATAGCGTGATTGTAAGAGTGTGAGTATTGAATGTGGGTTTATtggtaaattttgatttttatgtttatttcaTCTTGTATTTAATGGTAATTACACAATAAGGCAAAAAAGACAATTCACAATTAAGATTTAAATTAGATGTAAAGTGAGATTGTATGGGTTTCAATGGTTACCGTTTGAGTGGCATTGCCTCGGATATCGGCGGTTTCTGATTAGAGTTTAGCAGCGATATAGGACACTGATGGAATTCGTAGATTTTAAAGGACTAAATTGAGGGAAATTGAAAGTTCGGAGTGCAAAAAGGGACATATTTTTAGCACGAGGCGgtttaaagaaaataagaagaaaaaaataggtttggtttttatattttaaaaagttaaaagtaAATGATGAGAAACACAGAAACAAGAGAGTGACCGTGTGAGCGTCTTCCGTTTTCTCTCAATCCCCAACCCCAAAATTCCGACTTCAAACGCGAAGAAAAGTTGCGTTCTTTGCGCCCAATTTGCGGCCGCCGGTCGCATTCTCCGGCCAATTCAGAGGAGGAAGAGCTGGGTGTATAGGAGGAGCTagggtttagttttttttttttccttaattttctgGGTGATTTGGGGAATCAATGGCGTGCGTGTATATACCGGTGCAGAATTCGGAGGAGGAGGTGATGGTGGTTCTGGATCAGCTCCCTAAGGAAGCTACAGATATCATCGACATCCTCAAGGCCGAGCAAGCATCTCTCGATCTCTGGCTCATTATCGCGGTTCGTAATTTTCAGTGTAAAttgattatttatttgaatTGATGGTGTGATTGTTTGAGCTTCTGAGCAATAGGGTTTCGATTTTTTTCCAGTGCACGAAGTTTCGATATGTTGGTGTATTAATTTTGAATCGGTAATGCTGCAGAGAGAGTATTTCAAACAAGGAAAGCTTGACCAGTTCCGCCAGATTTTGGAGGAAGGCTCCGGTGCTGGTAATCATTGTTTTCCCACTCGTTCCATATCCGAAAAGTTTATTACTTTTTAGTTATGTTTAT encodes the following:
- the LOC126606674 gene encoding LOW QUALITY PROTEIN: mediator of RNA polymerase II transcription subunit 20a (The sequence of the model RefSeq protein was modified relative to this genomic sequence to represent the inferred CDS: inserted 1 base in 1 codon), yielding MELKYFHISSMEKARQVMEEFMDIWQQALSKRSLPGHFMQVEPNFSEYGLAXQHTAVQYAAIMAQLIATVQAEQCSNQQEIRKRRKRI